A stretch of Treponema vincentii F0403 DNA encodes these proteins:
- the rpoC gene encoding DNA-directed RNA polymerase subunit beta', whose protein sequence is MRDIQDFDNIMIKLASPEAIRAWSYGEVKKPETINYRTLRPERDGLFCERIFGTTKEWECYCGKFKSIRYKGVICDRCGVEVTHFKVRRERMGHIELAAPVSHIWYYRSVPSRMGLLLDLPVAALRSVLYYEKYIVIEPGGTDLKKNQLLNEDEYRDAQERYGGAFTANMGAEAVKTLLSNLNLDELAAQLRMKMIEKGAKSDKRLLKRIEIVEHFRTSNNKPEWMILDVIPVIPPDLRPMVQLDGGRFATSDLNDLYRRVIHRNSRLTRLMSLKAPDIIIRNEKRMLQEAVDALFDNSKRKRVIKGSSNRPLKSISDLLKGKQGRFRQNLLGKRVDYSGRSVIVVGPELKLWQCGLPTKMALELFKPFIMKKLVQKEIVSNIKKAKLMVEQEAAPVFAVLDEVISEHPVMLNRAPTLHRLGIQAFEPVLVEGKAIKLHPLVCKPFNADFDGDQMAIHVPLTQAAQMECWTLMLSSRNLLDPANGKTIVYPSQDMVLGLYYLTKQRPLKDGQHVRRYSSVSEVMMAAEAGSIGWQELLKINYRGEEVETTPGRLAFNEEMPEGVPFVNIALDDKQIRKLIETVYRTKGTWVTVQMLDKLKSVGYYYATFFGATLSMDDIIIPKEKSDMLEKANNEVLSIYNQYRGGHITQEERYNRVVEVWSKTNEELTTIMMDTLAKDQDGFNTIYMMATSGARGSRNQIRQLAGMRGLMAKPSGDIIELPIRSNFKEGLNVIEFFISTNGARKGLVDTALKTADAGYLTRRLVDIAQDVVVNEEDCGTINGIEYSAVKSGDEVIESLSERIVGKYTLERVEHPISHELLIDVNEYITDEIAAKIEEAGVQTVKLRTVLTCESKHGVCVKCYGRNLARNKIVEIGEAVGIIAAQSIGQPGTQLTMRTFHVGGTASSTTEENHITFKYPVIIKDILGTSIKLDDGNLLFTRRGTLLFEKVLKEYTLAAGDSVVVETGVRILRDDVLYTAADGTVVKSPLNAFAYLNGSTLYLTAPEQKTEIRNGSTVVIKKGDYVPATSIIATFDPYNEPILAEQDGFVRFEDIIPGSTLEEEVNDETGVVERHISELKSDMTLQPRVFISDESGNALGFYYLPDGAQLMVEEDTQIKAGTVIAKLAKAAARTQDITGGLPRVSELFEARRPKAPAVLAQVAGTVSFKGLLKGKRIVIVKDHYGKDYKHLVPMSKRLLVRDGDTVEAGERLCDGNLDPHDILAILGENALQNYLMNEIRDVYRMQGVSINDKHIGVIVRQMLRKIEVVSVGDTRFIYGQQVDKYHFHAENKRVTAEGGQPAIARPMFQGITKAALNIDSFISAASFQETTKVLTNAAIAGKVDELRGLKGNVVIGHLIPAGTGMPQYRSVKLFDKNMGDLDEQVNEILERRKRELEEAAAAEAEMGEDFDAEDDELGYGETESVDASYNDGEAPLDEPAGDFED, encoded by the coding sequence ATGAGAGATATACAAGATTTCGACAATATTATGATTAAATTAGCTTCGCCCGAAGCGATCCGTGCGTGGTCGTACGGCGAAGTAAAGAAACCCGAAACGATTAACTACCGTACCCTACGGCCTGAGCGGGACGGCCTTTTCTGCGAGCGTATTTTCGGTACTACAAAAGAGTGGGAATGCTATTGCGGTAAGTTTAAGTCAATCCGCTACAAGGGAGTTATCTGCGACCGCTGCGGTGTTGAGGTTACTCACTTTAAAGTACGCCGAGAGCGTATGGGGCATATTGAACTGGCCGCTCCCGTTTCTCATATCTGGTACTATCGGTCGGTACCGAGCCGGATGGGGCTTTTACTTGATTTGCCGGTTGCGGCACTCCGTTCGGTATTGTACTACGAAAAGTACATTGTTATTGAACCGGGCGGAACGGATTTAAAGAAAAATCAGCTGTTAAACGAAGACGAGTACCGCGACGCTCAGGAACGTTACGGCGGTGCCTTTACCGCAAATATGGGCGCGGAAGCCGTTAAAACCCTGCTGAGCAATTTAAATCTGGATGAGCTTGCCGCTCAACTTAGAATGAAGATGATCGAAAAGGGCGCAAAAAGCGATAAGCGGCTTTTAAAGCGTATCGAGATTGTCGAGCATTTTAGAACATCGAACAATAAACCCGAATGGATGATTCTCGATGTTATTCCGGTTATTCCGCCCGATTTACGCCCGATGGTACAGCTGGACGGCGGACGCTTTGCAACCTCCGATTTAAACGATTTGTATCGCCGTGTTATTCACCGGAACAGCCGTTTGACCCGTTTGATGAGCCTTAAAGCGCCCGATATCATCATCCGTAACGAAAAGCGGATGCTGCAGGAAGCTGTGGATGCCTTGTTTGATAATTCAAAGCGGAAGCGCGTCATTAAGGGGTCTTCAAACCGCCCGCTTAAATCCATATCCGATCTGTTAAAAGGTAAGCAGGGGCGCTTCCGCCAGAACTTACTCGGTAAGCGCGTTGACTATTCCGGACGTTCGGTTATCGTTGTCGGCCCCGAACTGAAACTCTGGCAGTGCGGCTTGCCTACCAAGATGGCATTGGAACTTTTCAAGCCCTTCATTATGAAAAAGCTTGTTCAAAAAGAAATTGTTTCCAATATCAAGAAAGCAAAGCTCATGGTTGAGCAGGAGGCTGCTCCGGTATTTGCCGTCCTTGACGAAGTTATCAGCGAGCATCCCGTTATGCTGAACCGTGCGCCTACGCTGCACCGGCTCGGTATCCAAGCTTTTGAACCGGTGCTTGTCGAAGGAAAAGCCATTAAGCTGCATCCGCTGGTTTGTAAACCGTTCAATGCGGACTTTGACGGCGACCAGATGGCTATTCACGTACCGCTTACGCAAGCGGCTCAGATGGAATGCTGGACGCTGATGCTTTCGAGCAGAAACTTGCTTGACCCCGCAAACGGTAAGACAATCGTGTATCCTTCACAGGACATGGTTCTCGGTCTATACTATTTAACCAAACAGCGTCCGTTAAAAGATGGGCAGCATGTTCGCCGGTATTCGTCCGTTTCCGAGGTTATGATGGCTGCAGAAGCCGGCTCTATCGGTTGGCAGGAATTACTCAAGATTAACTACCGCGGCGAAGAAGTGGAAACGACGCCCGGTAGGCTCGCCTTTAACGAAGAAATGCCGGAAGGTGTTCCGTTTGTCAATATCGCGCTGGATGATAAACAGATCCGCAAGCTGATAGAAACCGTGTACCGCACAAAAGGGACATGGGTTACCGTTCAGATGTTGGATAAACTTAAATCCGTCGGATATTACTATGCAACTTTCTTCGGTGCAACGCTGAGTATGGATGATATCATTATCCCTAAGGAAAAATCGGATATGCTTGAAAAAGCAAATAACGAGGTTCTTTCCATATATAATCAGTACCGCGGCGGTCATATTACACAAGAAGAACGGTACAATAGGGTTGTTGAGGTATGGTCAAAGACAAACGAAGAGCTGACTACGATAATGATGGATACGCTTGCAAAGGATCAGGACGGCTTTAATACCATTTACATGATGGCCACCTCCGGCGCGCGCGGAAGCCGCAACCAGATTCGTCAGCTTGCAGGTATGCGCGGTCTTATGGCTAAACCGAGCGGCGACATTATCGAGTTACCCATCCGTTCAAACTTCAAGGAAGGTTTGAACGTTATCGAGTTCTTTATTTCTACTAACGGCGCCCGAAAGGGTCTTGTCGATACCGCTCTAAAGACCGCAGACGCCGGTTACCTGACGCGACGTCTTGTCGATATTGCGCAGGATGTTGTTGTCAACGAAGAAGACTGCGGTACCATCAACGGTATTGAATACTCGGCGGTAAAGTCGGGCGATGAAGTCATCGAATCCTTAAGCGAGCGGATTGTCGGTAAGTATACGCTCGAGCGCGTAGAGCACCCGATTTCGCATGAACTTTTAATCGATGTAAACGAATATATCACCGACGAGATCGCCGCGAAGATTGAGGAGGCGGGTGTACAAACCGTTAAACTCCGCACGGTATTAACCTGCGAGTCTAAACACGGCGTCTGCGTTAAGTGCTACGGCCGTAATCTTGCCCGCAATAAGATTGTAGAAATCGGCGAAGCGGTCGGTATCATTGCCGCTCAGTCTATCGGCCAACCGGGTACCCAGTTGACGATGCGTACATTCCACGTCGGAGGTACGGCAAGCAGCACAACCGAAGAGAATCACATTACCTTTAAATATCCGGTCATTATTAAGGATATTTTGGGAACGTCCATCAAACTTGATGACGGCAATCTGCTGTTTACCCGCCGCGGTACCCTTCTTTTTGAAAAAGTGCTTAAAGAATACACACTTGCGGCAGGGGATTCTGTTGTGGTGGAAACCGGCGTCCGTATTCTGCGGGACGATGTGTTGTATACCGCTGCGGACGGTACGGTTGTAAAAAGCCCCTTGAACGCTTTTGCCTATTTGAACGGTTCGACGCTGTATTTGACCGCTCCCGAACAAAAGACCGAAATCAGGAACGGTTCGACAGTCGTTATCAAAAAAGGCGATTATGTGCCTGCTACATCGATAATTGCGACTTTCGATCCCTATAACGAGCCTATTCTTGCGGAACAGGACGGATTTGTCCGGTTTGAAGATATTATTCCCGGTTCAACTCTGGAAGAAGAAGTGAACGATGAAACCGGCGTTGTTGAGCGCCATATTTCCGAATTAAAATCGGATATGACCTTACAGCCCCGTGTATTTATCTCGGATGAATCCGGTAACGCACTCGGTTTCTATTACCTGCCGGACGGCGCTCAGCTGATGGTAGAAGAAGATACTCAGATTAAGGCCGGTACGGTTATCGCAAAACTTGCGAAGGCTGCTGCAAGAACGCAGGATATTACGGGCGGTCTTCCGCGTGTTTCCGAACTCTTTGAAGCGCGCCGTCCTAAGGCTCCGGCGGTATTGGCGCAGGTTGCCGGTACCGTTTCGTTTAAAGGCTTGTTGAAAGGTAAGCGGATTGTTATTGTGAAAGATCATTACGGCAAAGATTATAAGCACTTGGTTCCTATGTCCAAACGCCTGCTTGTCCGAGACGGTGATACGGTTGAGGCCGGTGAGCGTCTGTGCGACGGTAACCTTGATCCGCATGATATTCTGGCAATCTTGGGTGAAAATGCACTTCAGAATTATCTGATGAATGAAATCCGCGATGTTTATCGTATGCAGGGTGTGTCTATCAATGATAAGCATATCGGCGTTATTGTCCGCCAGATGCTCCGTAAGATTGAAGTTGTATCTGTCGGCGATACTCGGTTTATATACGGCCAGCAGGTTGATAAATATCACTTCCATGCGGAGAATAAACGTGTTACAGCGGAAGGCGGACAGCCTGCGATTGCGCGTCCGATGTTCCAAGGTATTACCAAGGCCGCTTTGAATATCGATTCGTTTATTTCTGCGGCTTCGTTCCAAGAGACGACAAAAGTCTTAACGAATGCTGCTATTGCCGGTAAAGTCGATGAGCTTCGCGGCTTAAAGGGAAATGTTGTCATCGGACACCTTATTCCCGCGGGTACCGGTATGCCGCAGTATCGATCGGTTAAGCTCTTTGATAAGAATATGGGCGACTTGGATGAGCAGGTCAATGAAATTCTTGAGCGGCGTAAGCGTGAGTTGGAAGAAGCTGCCGCCGCCGAAGCGGAGATGGGAGAAGATTTTGATGCCGAAGATGACGAGCTCGGTTATGGAGAGACGGAATCCGTTGATGCCTCATACAATGATGGTGAAGCTCCCCTTGATGAACCTGCTGGAGACTTCGAGGATTGA
- a CDS encoding class II aldolase/adducin family protein, which yields MNISEIKDQMCDICHKMWQLGWVASNDGNVSAKLDGGTFLVTPTGISKSLITPDKLLIITKDCKIIEGADGYKPSSEIKMHLRCYQDRDDVGGVVHAHPPAATAFAVAHLPMDRYTTIESVVTIGSVPLTPYGTPSTDEVPEAIAPYLPEHDVLLLENHGALAVGRDLLTAYYRMETLELSAKISIYAHILGGEKEISRENIDRLCRMRADYKVSGKHPGYKHYRKDD from the coding sequence ATGAATATTTCAGAGATTAAAGATCAGATGTGCGATATTTGCCATAAAATGTGGCAACTTGGCTGGGTTGCGTCAAACGACGGAAACGTATCCGCCAAGTTGGATGGCGGAACTTTTCTGGTAACACCGACAGGTATCAGTAAAAGCCTTATCACTCCTGACAAACTGCTTATCATTACTAAAGACTGCAAAATTATTGAAGGAGCCGACGGCTATAAACCTTCGTCGGAAATCAAAATGCATTTACGTTGCTACCAAGACCGTGATGATGTAGGAGGCGTGGTTCATGCACATCCTCCTGCCGCAACAGCCTTTGCAGTTGCGCACTTGCCGATGGATCGCTATACCACAATCGAATCGGTTGTTACTATCGGTTCGGTACCGCTTACCCCTTACGGCACACCATCCACCGACGAGGTTCCCGAAGCAATTGCTCCGTATTTACCCGAACACGACGTTCTGCTCCTCGAAAACCACGGCGCACTTGCGGTCGGCCGCGACCTTTTGACCGCATATTACCGCATGGAAACCTTGGAACTTTCGGCAAAAATCAGTATCTATGCGCATATCCTCGGCGGCGAAAAAGAAATTTCACGCGAAAACATCGACCGCCTATGTCGTATGCGCGCCGACTATAAAGTCTCAGGCAAGCATCCCGGCTACAAACATTATCGAAAAGACGATTAA
- the rpsG gene encoding 30S ribosomal protein S7 gives MGRKKKTINRPITPDARYNSVVLSKFIARMMLDGKKSVTTAILYDSFDVIKSKTGEDPLTVFTKALENVKPLVEVKSRRVGGATYQVPIEIRESRREALGMRWIIGAARSRNGHAMSERLAAEVIDAYNNTGTAFKKKEDTHRMAEANKAFAHYRW, from the coding sequence ATGGGACGGAAAAAGAAGACTATCAATAGACCGATTACTCCCGATGCACGCTATAATAGCGTTGTACTTTCAAAGTTTATCGCCCGTATGATGCTTGACGGAAAAAAATCCGTTACGACAGCTATCTTATACGACAGCTTCGATGTGATTAAATCGAAGACAGGCGAAGACCCGCTTACCGTATTTACCAAAGCACTCGAAAACGTAAAACCGCTTGTTGAGGTAAAATCACGCCGCGTGGGCGGTGCTACCTATCAGGTGCCGATTGAAATCCGTGAATCCCGCCGTGAGGCGCTCGGAATGCGCTGGATAATCGGTGCTGCCCGCAGCCGGAACGGACATGCAATGTCCGAACGCTTGGCTGCCGAGGTCATCGACGCATACAACAATACCGGTACTGCCTTCAAAAAGAAGGAAGATACTCACCGTATGGCGGAAGCGAACAAAGCGTTTGCTCACTACCGCTGGTAG
- a CDS encoding MFS transporter — protein MNQSIANPRILRRGLPYFLLFSVYAIINSYLPIMLRTLGFSTAQIGILLGVIEIVGVCAPFVITRQLDKTGRYGLVMCIFGFDIALLLLPLLRFHSFFITAICLGIFAAGFKGMVPVLDGFTTKALGQHSDQYGKIRALGSAGFVGMNLFLQLHPLISGKRPASIILSVGIGALLFVLILRWVPDLYGSAFALANTKNTEVSVGQQNEAVDGQEPLAAEALPEDLMQPKKQDKPVGQTAAFSRLFWECLLLIFLAFLGLVPCQRFFSLYVEEYVKIEASAGLWALSAMAEIPLLVISGKIIRRFGKERLLPLCLFTVIVRNFCYIFIPGIGGAIVGQLLHSLSFGLFHPLSVLLCILYSYGKTVTAMTFFTAANGIAYVIGSMIGGYIIEYLGYPALFLLFSVFPAAGIGFYLFIMRRA, from the coding sequence ATGAATCAATCGATAGCAAATCCGCGAATCTTGCGTAGAGGTCTGCCGTATTTTTTGCTGTTTTCTGTATATGCAATAATCAATTCCTATCTGCCTATTATGCTTAGAACGCTTGGATTTTCAACGGCACAGATCGGCATCCTGCTTGGCGTTATTGAAATCGTAGGCGTATGTGCGCCTTTTGTTATCACGCGGCAGCTTGACAAAACCGGACGGTACGGACTTGTCATGTGTATATTCGGGTTTGATATTGCGCTGCTGCTGTTGCCTCTTCTCCGCTTTCATTCATTTTTTATCACGGCTATTTGCCTCGGTATTTTTGCTGCCGGTTTTAAGGGCATGGTGCCCGTGCTGGACGGTTTTACCACAAAGGCGCTCGGTCAACATAGTGATCAGTACGGGAAAATACGGGCACTCGGTTCTGCAGGATTTGTCGGTATGAATTTGTTTTTACAGCTGCATCCGCTTATTTCAGGGAAAAGACCTGCTTCCATCATTTTGAGCGTAGGCATAGGAGCACTGCTGTTTGTACTGATACTTCGATGGGTTCCGGATTTATACGGTTCTGCATTTGCCCTTGCAAATACCAAAAATACTGAGGTATCGGTAGGGCAGCAAAATGAAGCGGTAGATGGGCAAGAACCGCTTGCGGCAGAAGCATTACCGGAAGATTTAATGCAGCCAAAAAAACAGGATAAACCGGTTGGACAGACTGCGGCATTCTCTAGATTGTTTTGGGAATGCCTCTTGCTCATCTTTCTTGCATTTTTAGGTTTGGTTCCTTGTCAGAGATTTTTTTCACTCTATGTTGAAGAATATGTCAAAATAGAAGCTTCGGCAGGCTTATGGGCACTTTCCGCAATGGCAGAAATTCCCCTGCTGGTTATTTCCGGAAAAATTATTCGGCGTTTCGGTAAAGAACGGCTTCTACCTCTTTGTTTATTCACTGTGATCGTACGGAATTTCTGCTATATCTTTATTCCCGGAATTGGCGGGGCTATAGTTGGGCAGCTTCTGCATTCGCTTAGTTTCGGGTTATTTCATCCGCTGAGCGTATTGCTTTGTATTTTGTATAGTTACGGCAAAACAGTAACCGCTATGACCTTTTTTACCGCAGCAAACGGTATTGCCTATGTAATAGGGAGCATGATCGGCGGGTATATTATCGAATATTTAGGGTATCCGGCACTCTTTTTATTGTTCAGTGTGTTCCCTGCTGCGGGGATTGGGTTTTATCTTTTTATCATGCGGAGAGCTTAA
- a CDS encoding substrate-binding periplasmic protein has product MKIKSFFGILLIFSLISCTGRRTETEGINDSSLARVIVNNELVVGVDPSIPPLSFYSSAGQIVGYEIDIAQTVADKLGVKLKLVPITTANRVAELQNRAIQYIASGFNNNEQNAERFLLSIPYLRDALVVVVLRSIEGTIAFSQFTDLRNKRIGMVSDEEMRELVMKSPLYINNGRRPYFYPRMENMLTALDFGQLDAVVMNLLTYYSKTTIEKKPYAAIGEPITITTYSYAFRKEDKELAKTMNTFLTDMANDGTLRRISEKWFGADVSIVGKY; this is encoded by the coding sequence ATGAAGATAAAAAGTTTTTTCGGCATATTGTTAATATTTTCCCTCATCTCTTGTACCGGCCGCCGGACGGAGACGGAAGGTATAAACGATTCTTCATTGGCAAGAGTTATTGTCAACAATGAACTCGTCGTCGGCGTCGATCCCTCAATTCCTCCGCTTAGCTTTTACTCCAGTGCAGGCCAAATTGTCGGATATGAAATAGATATTGCCCAAACCGTTGCCGATAAGCTCGGTGTGAAGCTAAAGCTTGTGCCGATCACCACAGCAAACAGAGTCGCGGAACTTCAAAACCGAGCTATTCAGTATATCGCAAGCGGTTTCAACAATAATGAGCAAAATGCCGAACGCTTTTTATTAAGTATACCGTATTTACGTGATGCTCTAGTGGTTGTTGTGCTTCGCAGTATAGAGGGCACCATAGCGTTCAGCCAATTTACCGATCTACGGAACAAACGCATTGGTATGGTATCTGATGAAGAAATGCGCGAACTCGTAATGAAGTCTCCCCTGTATATTAATAACGGACGGCGGCCATATTTTTATCCCCGAATGGAAAATATGCTGACTGCGCTGGATTTCGGACAGCTTGACGCTGTTGTAATGAATTTGCTGACATATTACAGTAAAACTACAATAGAAAAGAAACCATACGCGGCAATCGGAGAGCCGATTACTATTACTACCTACAGTTATGCATTTAGAAAAGAAGACAAAGAATTAGCAAAAACGATGAATACCTTTCTTACCGATATGGCGAATGACGGCACACTGCGTAGAATATCCGAAAAATGGTTCGGTGCGGATGTGTCGATTGTCGGAAAATATTAA
- a CDS encoding transporter substrate-binding domain-containing protein — protein sequence MKKRIAVYAALCILFMLFSSCRRNTKVEYIEDPSWSKVQVKSALVIGVSDFVPILSFRNEKNEIVGYDIDIFTELCRRLGIHPIFYPIQWAQKEILLNTGVIDCIASGFSVTEERKQHYRMCTPYLQNAKIVVTLAGRGYQTLAQLQNRTIAVEADTAGDEALLNVEALKDHVIIKAMATIDQLYEALDSGTCDAIVVDLIYSLDTLDKNPQYSIINEAISTEYYTFAFRQADASLVAKIESVLAEMNEDETIPNFSRKWFGSNLSILNVRF from the coding sequence ATGAAAAAACGCATAGCTGTATATGCGGCGCTGTGTATACTATTTATGTTATTTTCTTCATGCCGCCGTAATACTAAGGTTGAATATATTGAAGACCCTTCTTGGTCGAAAGTGCAAGTAAAATCCGCATTGGTAATCGGCGTTTCCGATTTTGTTCCTATCCTTTCTTTCAGGAATGAAAAGAATGAAATAGTGGGATATGACATAGATATATTTACGGAATTATGCCGCCGGCTCGGCATTCATCCGATTTTTTATCCGATACAGTGGGCGCAAAAAGAAATTTTGCTGAACACAGGGGTCATCGATTGCATTGCAAGCGGTTTTAGTGTAACGGAAGAACGTAAACAGCACTACAGAATGTGCACGCCGTATCTGCAAAATGCAAAAATTGTTGTAACGCTTGCCGGAAGAGGTTACCAAACGTTAGCACAATTGCAAAATAGGACAATTGCAGTTGAGGCAGATACAGCGGGCGATGAGGCTTTATTAAACGTAGAAGCTCTAAAAGATCATGTTATCATAAAAGCGATGGCTACCATTGACCAACTGTATGAAGCTCTCGATTCCGGAACATGCGACGCTATTGTCGTGGATCTTATTTACTCCTTGGACACACTCGACAAAAATCCGCAATACAGTATTATAAATGAAGCTATTTCCACCGAGTATTATACGTTTGCATTCAGACAAGCGGATGCATCGCTCGTTGCTAAAATTGAATCGGTCTTAGCCGAAATGAACGAAGACGAAACCATCCCGAATTTTTCAAGAAAGTGGTTCGGCTCTAATTTATCAATCTTGAATGTTCGATTTTAA
- the rpsL gene encoding 30S ribosomal protein S12: MPTINQLIKQGRKAVVSRTKSPALQSCPQKRGVCTRVMTVTPKKPNSALRKVARVRLSNGIEVTAYIPGIGHNLQEHSVVLIRGGRVKDLPGVRYHIIRGTKDTLGVADRKRGRSKYGAKKPKA, encoded by the coding sequence ATGCCTACAATTAATCAATTGATAAAGCAGGGCCGAAAAGCGGTCGTCTCGCGAACCAAGAGCCCTGCATTACAGTCATGCCCGCAAAAGCGCGGTGTATGCACCCGTGTAATGACGGTTACGCCGAAAAAACCGAATTCCGCATTGCGGAAGGTTGCCCGTGTGCGCTTGAGCAACGGTATCGAAGTAACAGCCTATATTCCGGGTATTGGACATAACTTACAGGAACACTCCGTCGTTTTAATCCGCGGCGGCCGTGTTAAGGATTTACCGGGTGTGCGTTATCACATCATCCGCGGAACAAAGGATACGCTCGGTGTTGCCGATCGTAAGCGCGGCCGTTCAAAGTACGGCGCTAAGAAGCCTAAGGCATAG